A genomic window from Klebsiella quasipneumoniae subsp. quasipneumoniae includes:
- the rcsC gene encoding two-component system sensor histidine kinase RcsC has product MKYLASFHTTLKVSRYLFRALAVLLWLLIAFVSVFYIVNALHEREAEIHQELNLNADQAQRYIQRTADVIKELKYVAGNRLSAGDAVAQGQSGDIAIPSFEPLYPDSDCSAMSSAWRNSLQSLAWFMRYWRDNFTAAYDLNRIFLIGSDNLCMANFGLRDVPIERDQALKVLHQRIEQYRNAPQNERGNNLFWISQGMRPGVGYFYALTPIYMANRLQAMLGVEQTIRMESFFTPGSLPMSVTIFDDNGQPLISLAGAESKIQSEAKWMQERMWFGYSAGFRELVLKKSLAPSSLSIVYSVSVDQVLERIRMLIINAIVLNILSGAMLFALARMYERRIFIPAENDAQRLEEHEQFNRKIVASAPVGICILRTLDGTNILSNELAHNYLNMLTHEDRQRLTQIICGQQVNFVDVLTSNHTNLQISFVHSRYRNENVAICVLVDVSARVKMEESLQEMAQAAEQASQSKSMFLATVSHELRTPLYGIIGNLDLLQTKALPKGVDRLVTAMNNSSSLLLKIISDILDFSKIESEQLKIEPREFSPREVMNHISANYLPLVVRKQLGLYCFIEPDVPEQMSGDPMRLQQVISNLLSNAIKFTDTGCIILHVQCAGDYLQISVRDTGEGIPAKEVLRLFDPFFQVGTGVQRNFQGTGLGLAICEKLISMMDGDIAVETEPGMGSRFTIRIPLYGVQNTPQMTANGFAGKTCWLAIHNTSLAMFVTSLLSYHGLTVRRHAGETPDAEDVLLTDDEALSGWQGRAMVIFCRRHIGIPQERAAGEWLHSVTTPHELLPLLGRIFHVALASADNSRALMAPEAQAGNNDDMMILVVDDHPINRRLLADQLGSLGYQCVTANDGVDALNVLSKQHIDIVLSDVNMPNMDGYRLTQRIRQLGLTLPVIGVTANALAEEKQRCLESGMDSCLSKPVTLDVLKQTLTVYAARVRKGRE; this is encoded by the coding sequence TTGAAATATCTTGCCTCTTTTCACACAACCCTGAAGGTTTCACGTTATCTGTTCAGAGCGCTGGCGGTATTGCTGTGGCTGCTGATTGCGTTTGTCTCTGTATTTTATATCGTCAACGCGCTCCACGAGCGGGAAGCCGAGATCCATCAGGAGCTCAATCTCAACGCCGATCAGGCCCAGCGCTACATTCAGCGTACGGCGGATGTGATTAAAGAGCTGAAGTACGTCGCCGGTAACCGGCTGTCGGCAGGGGATGCGGTAGCGCAAGGGCAAAGCGGCGATATTGCGATCCCCAGCTTTGAACCCCTGTATCCTGACTCCGACTGCAGCGCGATGAGTAGCGCCTGGCGTAATTCGCTCCAATCGCTGGCGTGGTTTATGCGCTACTGGCGGGATAATTTTACCGCCGCCTACGACCTTAACCGTATCTTTCTCATCGGCAGCGATAATCTCTGTATGGCCAACTTTGGCCTGCGTGACGTGCCGATTGAGCGCGATCAGGCGCTGAAAGTCCTGCATCAACGCATTGAGCAATACCGCAATGCGCCGCAAAACGAGCGCGGCAACAACCTGTTCTGGATAAGCCAGGGCATGCGCCCCGGGGTGGGCTATTTTTACGCCCTGACGCCGATCTATATGGCCAATCGCCTGCAGGCGATGCTCGGCGTTGAGCAGACCATCCGCATGGAAAGCTTCTTTACGCCGGGCAGCCTGCCGATGAGCGTGACTATCTTCGACGATAACGGCCAGCCGCTGATCTCCCTGGCCGGCGCGGAAAGCAAAATCCAGAGCGAAGCGAAATGGATGCAGGAGCGAATGTGGTTTGGCTACAGCGCGGGTTTCCGCGAGCTGGTGCTGAAGAAAAGCCTCGCGCCGTCCTCCCTGAGCATCGTCTATTCCGTCTCGGTAGACCAGGTGCTGGAGCGGATCCGTATGCTGATCATCAACGCCATCGTTCTCAATATCCTCAGCGGCGCGATGCTGTTTGCGCTGGCGCGGATGTATGAGCGGCGCATTTTTATCCCTGCGGAAAATGACGCTCAGCGGCTGGAAGAGCATGAGCAGTTCAACCGCAAAATCGTGGCCTCCGCCCCGGTGGGGATCTGTATTCTGCGCACCCTCGACGGGACCAACATTCTCAGTAACGAGCTGGCGCACAACTATCTGAACATGCTGACCCATGAGGACCGCCAGCGGCTGACGCAGATCATCTGCGGCCAGCAGGTCAACTTTGTCGATGTGCTGACCAGCAACCATACCAACCTGCAGATTAGCTTTGTCCACTCGCGCTATCGCAACGAAAACGTGGCGATTTGCGTGCTGGTGGACGTTTCCGCCCGCGTGAAAATGGAAGAGTCGCTGCAGGAGATGGCCCAGGCGGCGGAGCAGGCCAGCCAGTCGAAATCGATGTTCCTTGCCACCGTCAGCCATGAGCTGCGTACTCCGCTGTATGGCATCATCGGCAACCTCGATCTGCTGCAGACCAAAGCGTTGCCGAAGGGCGTCGATCGCCTGGTGACGGCGATGAACAACTCCTCAAGCCTGCTGTTGAAAATCATCAGCGATATTCTCGATTTCTCCAAAATCGAGTCCGAGCAGTTGAAGATCGAGCCGCGGGAATTTTCCCCGCGCGAGGTCATGAACCATATCTCCGCCAACTATCTGCCGCTGGTGGTGCGCAAGCAGCTGGGTCTGTACTGCTTTATCGAACCGGACGTTCCGGAACAGATGTCCGGTGACCCGATGCGCCTGCAGCAGGTGATCTCCAACCTGCTGAGCAATGCGATCAAGTTCACCGACACCGGCTGCATTATCCTGCACGTCCAGTGCGCGGGGGATTATCTGCAGATTAGCGTCCGCGACACCGGGGAGGGGATCCCGGCGAAAGAGGTATTGCGCCTCTTCGACCCCTTCTTCCAGGTGGGGACCGGCGTGCAGCGCAACTTCCAGGGCACCGGCCTTGGCCTGGCGATCTGTGAAAAACTGATCAGCATGATGGATGGCGATATCGCCGTGGAAACGGAGCCGGGAATGGGCAGCCGCTTTACCATCCGCATCCCGCTGTATGGCGTGCAGAACACGCCGCAGATGACGGCGAACGGTTTCGCTGGCAAGACCTGCTGGCTGGCCATCCACAACACCTCGCTGGCGATGTTCGTCACCTCGCTGCTCAGCTATCACGGCCTTACGGTACGTCGTCATGCCGGAGAAACCCCGGACGCCGAGGATGTCTTACTCACTGACGATGAAGCGCTGAGCGGCTGGCAGGGAAGGGCGATGGTCATCTTCTGCCGTCGTCATATCGGTATTCCGCAGGAACGGGCCGCCGGCGAGTGGCTGCATAGCGTGACGACGCCGCATGAACTGCTGCCACTGTTGGGGCGTATTTTCCACGTCGCGCTGGCCAGTGCGGACAATAGCCGGGCGTTGATGGCGCCGGAGGCGCAGGCCGGCAATAACGACGACATGATGATCCTCGTGGTCGACGATCATCCGATCAACCGGCGCCTGCTGGCGGATCAGCTGGGATCGCTCGGCTACCAGTGCGTGACCGCGAACGACGGGGTCGACGCGCTCAACGTCCTCAGCAAGCAGCACATCGATATCGTGCTCAGCGACGTCAACATGCCTAATATGGATGGTTATCGCCTGACGCAGCGCATTCGTCAGCTTGGCCTGACGCTGCCGGTGATTGGCGTCACGGCCAATGCCCTGGCGGAAGAGAAGCAGCGCTGTCTGGAATCGGGGATGGACAGCTGTCTGTCCAAGCCGGTGACGCTTGACGTGCTGAAGCAAACGCTGACGGTATATGCGGCGCGGGTACGTAAAGGGCGGGAATAA
- the rcsB gene encoding response regulator transcription factor RcsB, whose product MNTMNVIIADDHPIVLFGIRKSLEQIEWVNVVGEFEDSTALINNLPKLDAHVLITDLSMPGDKYGDGITLIKYIKRHFPDLSIIVLTMNNNPAILSAVLDLDIEGIVLKQGAPTDLPKALAALQKGKKFTPESVSRLLEKISASGYGDKRLSPKESEVLRLFAEGFLVTEIAKKLNRSIKTISSQKKSAMMKLGVENDIALLNYLSSVSLSATDKE is encoded by the coding sequence ATGAACACTATGAACGTAATTATTGCCGATGACCATCCGATCGTACTGTTCGGTATTCGTAAGTCACTTGAGCAAATTGAGTGGGTGAACGTCGTTGGCGAGTTTGAAGACTCCACGGCCCTTATTAACAATCTTCCGAAGCTGGACGCCCATGTGCTGATCACCGATCTGTCCATGCCCGGTGATAAATACGGCGACGGGATCACGCTGATTAAATACATCAAGCGCCACTTCCCGGATCTGTCGATCATTGTTCTGACCATGAACAACAACCCGGCGATCCTCAGCGCGGTGCTGGATCTGGATATCGAAGGGATCGTCCTCAAGCAGGGGGCGCCGACCGATCTGCCAAAAGCGCTGGCCGCGCTGCAGAAAGGGAAGAAATTCACCCCGGAAAGCGTCTCTCGTCTGCTGGAAAAAATCAGCGCCAGCGGCTATGGCGATAAACGCCTGTCGCCGAAAGAGAGCGAAGTGCTGCGTCTGTTCGCCGAAGGCTTCCTGGTGACCGAGATCGCCAAAAAGCTTAACCGCAGCATCAAAACCATCAGTAGCCAGAAAAAGTCGGCGATGATGAAGCTGGGCGTCGAAAACGACATCGCCCTGCTGAACTACCTCTCCTCCGTCTCGCTGAGCGCGACGGACAAAGAGTAA
- the ubiG gene encoding bifunctional 2-polyprenyl-6-hydroxyphenol methylase/3-demethylubiquinol 3-O-methyltransferase UbiG: MNAEKTSVAPNVDHAEIAKFEAVASRWWDLEGEFKPLHRINPLRLGYIAERSGGLFGKKVLDVGCGGGILAESMAREGATVTGLDMGAEPLQVAKLHALESGIQVEYVQETVEEHAAKHPQQYDVVTCMEMLEHVPDPQSVVRACARLVKPGGQVFFSTINRNGKAWLMAVVGAEYVMKMVPKGTHDVKKFIKPAELLGWVDQTSLKEQHIIGLHYNPLTNTFKLAPGVDVNYMLHTSAKKA; this comes from the coding sequence ATGAATGCCGAAAAAACGTCGGTAGCCCCTAACGTCGATCATGCTGAAATCGCCAAATTCGAAGCCGTCGCCTCGCGCTGGTGGGATCTGGAGGGCGAGTTCAAACCGCTCCACCGCATTAACCCCCTGCGGCTGGGCTATATCGCCGAACGCTCTGGCGGCCTGTTCGGTAAAAAAGTCCTCGATGTCGGCTGCGGCGGCGGCATCCTCGCCGAGAGCATGGCGCGCGAAGGCGCGACGGTCACCGGGCTGGACATGGGCGCCGAGCCGCTGCAGGTGGCGAAACTGCACGCCCTGGAGAGCGGAATTCAGGTGGAGTATGTTCAGGAAACGGTTGAAGAACATGCCGCGAAGCATCCGCAGCAGTATGACGTCGTCACCTGCATGGAGATGCTGGAGCACGTCCCTGACCCACAGTCGGTCGTCCGCGCCTGCGCGCGGCTGGTGAAGCCTGGCGGCCAGGTCTTCTTCTCCACCATCAACCGTAACGGTAAAGCGTGGCTGATGGCGGTGGTCGGCGCGGAATATGTCATGAAGATGGTGCCCAAAGGCACTCATGATGTGAAAAAGTTTATCAAGCCGGCCGAACTGCTGGGCTGGGTAGATCAGACTTCTCTGAAAGAGCAGCATATCATCGGCCTGCATTACAATCCGTTGACCAACACCTTCAAGTTGGCGCCGGGGGTTGATGTTAACTATATGTTGCATACCAGCGCCAAAAAAGCGTGA
- the nrdA gene encoding class 1a ribonucleoside-diphosphate reductase subunit alpha, giving the protein MNQSLLVTKRDGTTERINLDKIHRVLDWAAEGLNNVSISQVELRSHIQFYDGIKTADIHETIIKAAADLISREAPDYQYLAARLAIFHLRKKAFGQFEPPALYDHVVKMVEKGKYDHHLLEDYTEEEFQQMDGFLDHWRDMNFSYAAVKQLEGKYLVQNRVTGEIYESAQFLYILVAACLFSNYPRETRLDYIKRFYDAVSTFKISLPTPIMSGVRTPTRQFSSCVLIECGDSLDSINATSSAIVKYVSQRAGIGINAGRIRALGSPIRGGEAFHTGCIPFYKHFQTAVKSCSQGGVRGGAATLFYPMWHLEVESLLVLKNNRGTDANRVRHMDYGVQINKLMYTRLLKGGDITLFSPSDVPGLYDAFFADQDEFERLYTQYEQDDSIRKQRIKAVELFSLMMQERASTGRIYIQNVDHCNTHSPFDPVVAPVRQSNLCLEIALPTKPLEDVNDENGEIALCTLSAFNLGAIDSLDELEELAVLAVRALDALLDYQDYPIPAAKRGAMGRRTLGIGVINFAYYLAKHGKRYSDGSANNLTHKTFEAIQYYLLKASNELAIEQGACPWFNETTYAQGILPIDTYKKDLDGIVSESLHYDWEALRASIKTHGLRNSTLSALMPSETSSQISNATNGIEPPRGHVSIKASKDGILRQVVPDYENLQNAYELLWEMPNNDGYLQLVGIMQKFIDQSISANTNYDPTRFPSGKVPMQQLLKDLLNAYKFGVKTLYYHNTRDGAEDAQDDLAPSIQDDGCESGACKI; this is encoded by the coding sequence ATGAATCAGAGTCTGCTGGTGACAAAGCGCGACGGAACCACCGAGCGCATCAATCTCGACAAAATCCATCGCGTACTGGATTGGGCGGCAGAAGGACTGAATAACGTTTCGATTTCCCAGGTAGAGCTGCGCTCGCATATCCAGTTCTATGACGGCATTAAAACCGCGGACATCCACGAAACCATTATCAAAGCCGCTGCGGATCTGATCTCCCGCGAGGCGCCGGATTACCAGTACCTCGCCGCGCGTCTGGCGATTTTCCATTTGCGTAAAAAAGCCTTCGGCCAGTTTGAGCCGCCGGCGCTTTACGATCACGTGGTGAAGATGGTCGAGAAGGGTAAATACGATCATCATCTGCTGGAAGACTACACGGAAGAAGAGTTCCAGCAGATGGACGGTTTCCTCGACCACTGGCGCGACATGAACTTCTCCTACGCTGCCGTTAAGCAGCTGGAAGGCAAGTATCTGGTACAAAACCGCGTCACCGGCGAAATTTATGAGAGCGCGCAGTTCCTCTATATTCTGGTGGCTGCCTGCCTGTTCTCTAACTACCCGCGCGAAACGCGTCTGGACTACATCAAGCGTTTCTACGACGCGGTGTCGACCTTTAAAATCTCGCTGCCGACGCCGATCATGTCCGGCGTGCGTACCCCAACCCGTCAGTTCAGCTCCTGCGTGCTGATCGAGTGCGGCGACAGCCTGGACTCCATCAACGCTACCTCCAGCGCGATTGTGAAATACGTTTCCCAGCGCGCCGGCATCGGCATCAACGCCGGCCGCATTCGCGCGCTGGGCAGCCCGATCCGCGGCGGCGAAGCCTTCCACACCGGCTGCATTCCGTTCTACAAACATTTCCAGACCGCGGTGAAGTCCTGCTCGCAGGGCGGCGTACGCGGCGGCGCGGCGACCCTCTTCTACCCAATGTGGCATCTGGAAGTGGAAAGCCTGCTGGTGCTGAAAAACAACCGCGGGACCGACGCCAACCGCGTTCGTCACATGGACTACGGGGTGCAGATCAACAAGCTGATGTACACCCGTCTGCTGAAGGGCGGCGACATTACCCTGTTCAGCCCTTCCGACGTCCCGGGCCTGTATGACGCTTTCTTCGCCGATCAGGACGAATTTGAGCGCCTGTACACCCAGTACGAGCAGGACGACAGCATTCGCAAGCAGCGCATTAAAGCGGTTGAGCTGTTCTCGCTGATGATGCAGGAGCGCGCCTCCACCGGCCGCATCTACATCCAGAACGTCGACCACTGCAACACCCACAGCCCGTTCGATCCGGTGGTCGCCCCGGTGCGCCAGTCTAACCTGTGCCTGGAGATCGCCCTGCCGACTAAACCGCTGGAAGACGTCAACGACGAAAACGGCGAAATCGCGCTGTGCACCCTGTCGGCCTTCAACCTCGGGGCTATCGACAGCCTCGACGAGCTGGAAGAGCTGGCGGTGCTGGCGGTGCGTGCCCTGGACGCGCTGCTCGACTATCAGGATTACCCCATCCCGGCCGCCAAACGCGGCGCGATGGGCCGCCGTACGCTGGGCATCGGCGTGATCAACTTCGCTTACTATCTGGCGAAGCATGGCAAACGCTACTCCGACGGCAGCGCCAACAACCTGACCCACAAAACGTTCGAAGCGATTCAGTACTACCTGCTGAAGGCCTCCAACGAACTGGCTATCGAACAGGGCGCTTGCCCGTGGTTCAACGAAACCACCTATGCGCAGGGTATCCTGCCGATCGATACCTATAAAAAAGACCTGGACGGCATCGTCAGCGAGTCCCTGCACTACGACTGGGAAGCGCTTCGCGCGTCCATCAAAACCCACGGCCTGCGTAACTCCACGCTCTCCGCGCTGATGCCGTCCGAGACCTCGTCGCAGATCTCCAACGCCACCAACGGCATCGAGCCGCCGCGCGGCCACGTGAGTATCAAAGCGTCGAAGGATGGGATCCTGCGCCAGGTGGTGCCGGACTACGAAAACCTGCAGAACGCCTACGAACTGCTGTGGGAAATGCCGAACAACGACGGCTACCTGCAGCTGGTGGGTATCATGCAGAAGTTTATCGACCAGTCGATCTCTGCGAATACCAACTACGATCCGACGCGCTTCCCTTCCGGAAAAGTGCCGATGCAGCAGTTGCTGAAAGACCTGCTCAACGCCTATAAATTCGGCGTCAAAACGCTGTACTATCACAACACCCGTGATGGCGCTGAAGACGCTCAGGATGACCTGGCCCCGTCCATCCAGGACGACGGCTGCGAAAGCGGCGCTTGTAAGATCTAA
- the gyrA gene encoding DNA topoisomerase (ATP-hydrolyzing) subunit A, giving the protein MSDLAREITPVNIEEELKNSYLDYAMSVIVGRALPDVRDGLKPVHRRVLYAMNVLGNDWNKAYKKSARVVGDVIGKYHPHGDSAVYDTIVRMAQPFSLRYMLVDGQGNFGSIDGDSAAAMRYTEIRLAKIAHELMADLEKETVDFVDNYDGTERIPDVMPTKIPNLLVNGASGIAVGMATNIPPHNLTEVINGCLAYVDDEDISIEGLMAHIPGPDFPTAAIINGRRGIEEAYRTGRGKVYIRARAEVEVDAKSGRETIIVHEIPYQVNKARLIEKIAELVKEKRVEGISALRDESDKDGMRIVIEVKRDAVGEVVLNNLYSQTQLQVSFGINMVALHHGQPKIMNLKDIIAAFVRHRREVVTRRTIFELRKARDRAHILEALAVALANIDPIIELIRRAPTPAEAKAALVAQAWDLGNVAAMLERAGDDAARPEWLEPEFGVREGKYYLTEQQAQAILDLRLQKLTGLEHEKLLDEYKELLEQIAELLHILGSADRLMEVIREELELIRDQFGDERRTEITANSADINIEDLINQEDVVVTLSHQGYVKYQPLTDYEAQRRGGKGKSAARIKEEDFIDRLLVANTHDTILCFSSRGRLYWMKVYQLPEASRGARGRPIVNLLPLEADERITAILPVREYEEGVNVFMATASGTVKKTALTEFSRPRSAGIIAVNLNEGDELIGVDLTSGQDEVMLFSAAGKVVRFKEDAVRAMGRTATGVRGIKLAENDSVVSLIIPRGEGAILTVTQNGYGKRTAAAEYPTKSRATQGVISIKVTERNGSVVGAVQVDDCDQIMMITDAGTLVRTRVSEVSIVGRNTQGVILIRTAEDENVVGLQRVAEPVDDEELDAIDGSAAEGDDDIAPEADTDDDIAEDEE; this is encoded by the coding sequence ATGAGCGACCTTGCGAGAGAAATTACACCGGTCAACATTGAGGAAGAGCTTAAGAACTCTTATCTGGATTATGCGATGTCGGTCATTGTTGGCCGTGCGCTGCCGGATGTCCGAGATGGCCTGAAGCCGGTACACCGTCGCGTACTTTACGCCATGAACGTATTGGGCAATGACTGGAACAAAGCCTATAAAAAATCAGCCCGTGTCGTTGGTGACGTAATCGGTAAATACCACCCGCACGGCGACTCCGCGGTATACGACACCATCGTGCGTATGGCGCAGCCGTTCTCGCTGCGTTACATGCTGGTGGACGGGCAGGGTAACTTTGGTTCCATCGACGGCGACTCCGCCGCGGCGATGCGTTATACCGAAATTCGTCTGGCGAAAATCGCTCATGAGCTGATGGCCGATCTTGAAAAAGAGACGGTCGATTTCGTTGACAACTATGACGGCACGGAGCGTATTCCGGACGTCATGCCGACCAAAATTCCTAACCTGCTGGTAAACGGCGCCTCCGGGATCGCCGTCGGGATGGCCACCAACATACCGCCGCATAACCTGACGGAAGTGATCAACGGCTGTCTGGCCTATGTCGACGATGAAGACATCAGCATTGAAGGGCTGATGGCGCATATTCCTGGCCCTGATTTCCCGACCGCCGCCATTATCAACGGCCGTCGCGGTATTGAAGAGGCCTACCGCACCGGTCGCGGTAAAGTCTACATCCGCGCGCGCGCGGAAGTGGAAGTGGACGCGAAATCCGGCCGCGAAACCATCATCGTGCATGAAATTCCCTATCAGGTGAACAAAGCGCGCCTGATTGAGAAAATCGCCGAGCTGGTAAAAGAAAAACGCGTGGAAGGCATCAGCGCGCTGCGTGACGAGTCTGATAAAGACGGGATGCGCATCGTGATTGAAGTGAAGCGCGACGCGGTAGGGGAAGTGGTGCTCAACAACCTCTATTCCCAGACCCAGCTGCAGGTCTCCTTCGGCATCAACATGGTTGCGCTGCACCATGGCCAGCCGAAGATCATGAACCTGAAAGACATCATCGCCGCCTTCGTGCGCCACCGCCGCGAAGTGGTGACCCGTCGCACCATTTTCGAGCTGCGTAAAGCCCGTGACCGCGCGCATATCCTCGAAGCGCTGGCCGTGGCGCTGGCCAATATCGACCCGATTATCGAACTGATCCGTCGCGCGCCGACCCCGGCTGAAGCGAAAGCGGCGCTGGTTGCCCAGGCGTGGGATCTCGGTAACGTCGCGGCGATGCTGGAGCGTGCCGGTGATGACGCCGCGCGTCCGGAATGGCTGGAGCCCGAGTTCGGCGTGCGCGAGGGTAAATACTACCTGACCGAGCAGCAGGCCCAGGCGATTCTGGATCTGCGTCTGCAGAAACTGACCGGCCTTGAGCATGAAAAACTGCTCGACGAATATAAAGAGCTGCTGGAGCAGATCGCGGAACTGCTGCACATCCTCGGCAGCGCCGACCGTCTGATGGAAGTGATTCGCGAAGAGCTGGAGCTGATCCGCGACCAGTTCGGCGACGAACGTCGTACCGAAATCACCGCCAACAGCGCTGATATCAACATCGAAGATCTGATCAACCAGGAAGACGTGGTGGTCACCCTGTCGCATCAGGGCTATGTGAAGTATCAGCCGCTGACCGACTACGAAGCACAGCGTCGTGGCGGTAAAGGCAAATCGGCAGCGCGCATTAAAGAAGAAGACTTTATTGACCGCCTGCTGGTGGCCAACACCCATGACACCATCCTCTGCTTCTCAAGCCGCGGTCGTCTGTACTGGATGAAGGTCTATCAGCTGCCGGAGGCCAGCCGCGGCGCGCGCGGTCGTCCGATCGTCAACCTGCTGCCGCTGGAAGCCGATGAGCGTATCACCGCTATCCTGCCGGTCCGCGAGTATGAAGAGGGCGTCAACGTCTTTATGGCCACCGCCAGCGGTACCGTGAAGAAAACCGCGCTGACCGAGTTCAGTCGTCCGCGTTCCGCCGGCATTATCGCGGTGAACCTGAACGAAGGCGATGAGCTGATCGGCGTCGATCTGACCTCTGGTCAGGACGAAGTGATGCTGTTCTCCGCGGCCGGCAAGGTCGTGCGCTTCAAAGAAGATGCCGTTCGCGCCATGGGCCGTACCGCCACCGGCGTACGCGGCATTAAGCTGGCGGAAAACGACAGCGTCGTCTCGCTGATTATTCCGCGCGGCGAAGGCGCGATCCTGACGGTGACGCAAAACGGTTACGGTAAACGTACCGCCGCGGCTGAGTATCCGACCAAGTCGCGTGCCACCCAGGGCGTTATCTCGATCAAAGTCACCGAGCGTAACGGTTCCGTGGTCGGCGCCGTACAGGTGGATGATTGCGATCAGATCATGATGATCACCGACGCCGGGACGCTGGTGCGTACCCGCGTTTCCGAAGTGAGCATCGTGGGCCGTAACACCCAGGGCGTGATCCTCATCCGCACCGCGGAAGATGAAAACGTGGTGGGGCTGCAGCGCGTCGCTGAGCCGGTAGACGACGAAGAACTGGACGCCATCGACGGTAGCGCGGCGGAAGGCGATGACGATATCGCCCCGGAAGCGGATACCGATGACGACATCGCCGAAGACGAAGAGTAA